In Zingiber officinale cultivar Zhangliang chromosome 11B, Zo_v1.1, whole genome shotgun sequence, a single window of DNA contains:
- the LOC122034968 gene encoding trihelix transcription factor ASIL1-like yields the protein MDGSHPSSCPDPAAPSALKVPDKGKRDEWSEGSVLCLLEVYESKWVLRNRAKLKGSDWEEIARLVSVQCSGTKALKTPTQCKNKIEALKKRYRAESALAHDPASGCSWQFYSRMYDLLRGSVNCSVNPKSNHGIDLQSLPKAEADGEVDGHLHDSNHDDGSNTMQIDVNADKKMDNRVTADDAGGSDPGSSSKKRKITVSEVAESIRLLAQSMLQIEQARMEMYRDSERMRAEAEIKRGEMELKKTEIIANTQLQIAKLFTRRMHKQSKEG from the coding sequence ATGGATGGTTCCCACCCCTCGTCCTGTCCGGATCCGGCCGCGCCTTCCGCGCTGAAGGTCCCGGACAAGGGGAAGAGGGACGAGTGGAGCGAGGGCAGCGTCCTGTGTTTGCTGGAGGTTTACGAGTCGAAGTGGGTGCTCCGGAATCGAGCGAAGCTGAAGGGGAGTGATTGGGAGGAGATCGCCCGCTTGGTGTCGGTGCAGTGCTCGGGGACTAAAGCGCTCAAGACCCCGACTCAGTGCAAGAACAAGATCGAGGCGCTGAAGAAGCGTTACCGCGCCGAGTCCGCCCTCGCCCATGACCCCGCCTCCGGCTGCTCTTGGCAGTTCTACTCTCGCATGTATGATCTGCTAAGGGGCTCCGTAAACTGCTCAGTCAATCCCAAGTCCAACCATGGCATCGATCTCCAGTCCCTGCCCAAGGCAGAAGCGGACGGCGAAGTCGACGGCCACTTGCACGACAGCAATCACGACGATGGCTCTAATACGATGCAGATCGACGTCAATGCTGACAAGAAGATGGATAACAGGGTCACTGCCGATGACGCCGGTGGCAGTGACCCCGGCAGTTCCTCTAAGAAGAGAAAAATCACAGTTAGTGAGGTAGCAGAGAGCATCAGGTTGTTGGCTCAGTCCATGCTGCAGATTGAACAAGCGAGGATGGAGATGTACAGGGATTCTGAGAGGATGAGAGCTGAGGCAGAGATCAAAAGAGGTGAGATGGAGCTCAAAAAGACTGAGATCATAGCAAACACACAGCTGCAGATTGCTAAGCTCTTCACCAGGAGAATGCACAAGCAAAGCAAGGAGGGATGA
- the LOC122034656 gene encoding preprotein translocase subunit SECY, chloroplastic-like: MLLSARQPQSSAPHGLVFSGFYSAPPRRTSLALSRPSVVLCRASYLAAVNTETGRGSSSWDDLRLSSDGGTRCIKQSDLSNFDPLGLYKERTLGLGSFWESVLDFFSLTFESTSSPKKDRSSLKRGAAAAIEDSSIDIGDFFKGPLPGKFLKLLGYLALSRLGVYVPLGGVNREAFAGNLDQNSLLSTLDSFSGGGIGRLGICSLGIVPFINAQIVFQLLTQIYPKLQDLQKREGEAGRKKVLQYTRYASVGFAVVQAIGQVLFLRPYVNDFSTEWAVSSIVLLTLGSVFTTYIGERISDLKLGNGTSLLIFTSIISYLPASFGRTVAQAFQDGNYLGLAAIIFSFFLLVLGIVYVQEAERKIPLNYASRYTTGGLQKSAYLPFKVNSSGVMPIIFSTSSLALPGTLARFTGVTALKKAALALNPGGSLYLPTNILLIAFFNYYYTFLQLDPDDVSEQLKRQGASVPLVRPGKSTSAFLKTVLSRISVLGSAFLAVLAAGPSVIEQTTHLTAFRGFAGTSVLILVGCATDTARKVQAEIISQKYKNIEFYDINQ; this comes from the exons ATGCTCTTATCCGCGCGGCAGCCGCAGAGCTCCGCTCCACATGGCCTCGTCTTCTCCGGCTTCTATTCGGCACCGCCTCGACGAACTTCACTCGCCTTGTCGAGGCCCAGTGTAGTTCTCTGTAGGGCTTCTTACTTGGCGGCAGTGAACACAGAAACCGGACGAGGGAGTTCCTCTTGGGATGATCTCCGCTTGAGTTCCGACGGAGGGACCAG GTGCATCAAACAGTCTGATTTGTCTAATTTTGACCCCTTGGGCCTTTACAAGGAGAGAACTTTGGGCCTTGGTTCTTTTTGGGAAAGTGTTCTTGATTTCTTTTCCCTAACTTTTGAAAGCACATCAAGCCCAAAGAAGGATAGATCTTCCTTAAAACGAGGTGCAGCAG CTGCAATTGAGGACAGTTCCATTGACATTGGTGACTTCTTTAAGGGCCCTCTGCCAGGGAAATTCTTAAAGCTGTTAGGGTATTTAGCTTTATCTCGTCTTGGAGTGTATGTGCCACTAGGTGGAGTGAACCGTGAAGCTTTTGCTGGTAACTTGGATCAAAACAGTCTATTAAGCACCTTGGATTCTTTCTCTGGTGGTGGAATTGGTAGATTGGGCATCTGCTCTTTGGGTATTGTTCCATTTATCAATGCACAAATTGTTTTCCAGCTTCTTACCCAGATCTATCCAAAGCTACAAGACCTCCAGAAAAGAGAGGGTGAAGCTGGAAGGAAGAAGGTTCTTCAGTATACACGCTATGCTTCTGTAGGTTTTGCAGTGGTTCAG GCTATTGGGCAAGTACTTTTCCTCCGTCCATATGTCAACGACTTCAGTACAGAATGGGCAGTATCATCAATTGTGCTGTTGACCCTTGGATCGGTATTCACAACTTACATAGGGGAAAGAATATCCGACCTCAAACTCGGAAATGGAACATCCCTTTTGATATTTACTAGCATTATATCCTACTTGCCCGCATCATTTGGCAGAACAGTTGCACAAGCTTTTCAGGATGGGAATTACCTTGGACTAGCAGCAATTATCTTTTCATTTTTTCTATTGGTTCTTGGTATCGTATATGTTCAG GAAGCAGAAAGAAAGATTCCACTCAACTATGCGTCGAGATACACAACTGGGGGCCTTCAAAAATCTGCATATCTTCCGTTCAAG GTAAATAGCTCTGGGGTGATGCCGATAATATTTTCAACTTCGTCCTTGGCTTTACCTGGCACTTTGGCGCGCTTCACTGGTGTAACTGCTCTTAAGAAGGCAGCCCTTGCTTTGAACCCTGGAG gttCCTTGTATCTTCCCACCAACATACTGCTTATCGCCTTTTTCAACTACTACTATACTTTTCTACAATTGGATCCTGATGATGTGAGTGAGCAGTTGAAACGCCAAGGAGCATCAGTACCTCTAGTTCGACCTGGGAAAAGCACATCTGCTTTTCTCAAAACT GTTCTTAGCCGGATATCAGTTCTGGGTTCAGCATTTCTGGCAGTGCTAGCCGCCGGTCCTTCTGTGATCGAACAAACTACACACTTGACTGCTTTCCGTGGATTTGCTGGTACATCCGTTCTCATTCTCGTCGGATGTGCGACCGATACAGCAAGAAAAGTTCAAGCAGAAATAATTTCCCAAAAGTACAAAAACATTGAGTTCTATGATATCAACCAGTAG
- the LOC122033752 gene encoding uncharacterized protein LOC122033752, producing the protein MSHPYFTSSVVHGYGTPHTTGMPFTASMSNEPATPTFVPETQLSDRESPIGVVNLEKAISNAEGIRKRSSWTKVEDEVLARSFVTISDNPIIGNDQKADAFWGQVASYYNENLPLCSNTRNANVIRDEDILRFAYEKYLSENNGVAFNLEHIWRIVKDRPMFTPQSADHFVATKKTRTLESGASNTSSNQDAAKRKGKDKVKLTMEDLTVNYNNIITKFTEYTSVKKSEVDLKQKQLEVEEIKAKAALSKSEAKNRRLKLKEYEILNKDTS; encoded by the exons ATGAGTCATCCGTATTTCACGTCGTCGGTTGTTCATGGATATGGTACCCCGCACACAACTGGCATGCCTTTCACTGCTTCGATGTCGAATGAACCTGCAACTCCGACTTTTGTCCCGGAGACTCAACTTTCCGACCGTGAATCCCCAATTGGGGTGGTCAATTTAGAAAAGGCGATTTCAAATGCTGAGGGTATAAGAAAGCGTTCAAGTTGGACAAAGGTTGAAGACGAGGTCTTAGCGAGAAGTTTTGTCACTATCAGTGATAATCCAATAATCGGCAATGATCAAAAGGCGGATGCTTTTTGGGGACAGGTTGCAAGCTACTACAATGAGAATCTTCCCTTGTGTTCAAACACCAGAAATGCAAATGTTATACG TGATGAAGATATATTGAGGTTTGCGTACGAAAAATATCTATCCGAAAATAATGGTGTTGCATTCAATCTCGAACATATATGGAGAATTGTCAAAGACCGTCCAATGTTTACTCCACAGTCCGCTGATCACTTTGTGGCCACAAAGAAGACGAGGACCTTAGAGTCGGGAGCAAGCAACACCTCCTCCAACCAAGAT GcagcaaaaagaaagggaaaagacaaAGTAAAATTGACCATGGAGGATTTGACAGTAAATTACAACAATATTATTACAAAGTTCACTGAGTACACAAGCGTGAAGAAGTCCGAAGTCGATTTGAAACAAAAACAACTCGAAGTAGAGGAGATTAAGGCAAAAGCTGCATTGTCCAAATCTGAAGCTAAGAATCGTCGCTTGAAGTTGAAGGAGTACGAAATATTGAACAAAGACACCTCGTAG